TACGAGTTGGCATTTTAGGCGCCACTGGTTACACCGCTTTGGAAGCGATGAAGCTGCTTCTGCGTCATCCCGGCGCTCAGATCACGGCCGTGACCAGCCGCACTGACAAATCGCCACTCGCTGCTGTGCATCCTCAACTAGCGCGTCGTTTGGAGCTGTCGCTCGAAGACCTTTCCATTGCCCAGCTGCAAGAGCGCTGCGACTGCGTGTTTAGCTGCTTGCCACACGCCGCTTCTGCTGAGATTGCCAAGCAACTGGTGGAGGTCGGCGTTCGGGTGGTCGATTTTAGTGCCGACTATCGCCTGAACGATCCGGTGAGCTACAAAAAATGGTACGAGCACGAACACCCCGACCCAGCGCGACTCGGCAACACCGTTTACGGTTTGCCGGAACTCTTTCGGGAGCAGATTCCTGCCGCTAATCTGGTCGCTAATCCGGGTTGCTATCCCACCTCGGCGATCCTGCCACTAGCGCCGCTGCTGAAGGCGGGACTTGTCGAACCCGGCGATATTATTGTCGACAGCAAAAGCGGTGTTTCGGGAGCTGGACGAACCCCCAAACTCGGCACGCTCTACCCCGAATGCAACGAAAGCATCTCGGCCTACAGCGTGGGGAAGCATCGGCATCAGCCCGAGATCGAACAGATTTTGGGACGCGTTTCGAGCGCTACGCCCCAGATCATCTTCACGCCCCATCTCACTCCGATGGATCGCGGCATCCTTTCAGTGTCGTACTCCAAACCGACACGCTCGGTCACAGAGGCCGAACTGCTCGAAATCCTCAGCGATTTCTACAAGAACGAGCCTTTCGTCCGAGTCAGCAAAACATTGCCCACCACGAAAGATGTCGCTCATACAAACTTTTGCGACATCACCGCGCGCGTTAATGGTGGACGCGTGCTGCTGATCAGTGTGATCGATAACCTGATCAAAGGTGCGTCGGGTGCAGCGGTGCAGAACTTCAACTTGATGTACGGTTTCGACGAAACCACCGCGCTGCTGTAGTCAGTTGCTGCAAGGCACTCGCAGGCAACTAGGCTCCCGAAATCGCCGGTGAATCGCTCGCAGTGCGAGTTGGACTAAAGTGAAATCGATGGACACGTAGTAACTTCGAAAGAATGGGCTCCATGACGTACGTCGTACCACGCGGATTCGAAATGGCAGGGGTTGCTTGCGGCATCAAGAAGTCGGGTAAAGACGACCTGACATTGATCCATATTCCAAGCGGTGGCGTAGCTGCCGGGGTTTACACCACCAACCTCGTCCACGCTGCTCCTGTAACGATCGATCGAGCACGCACTCCATCGGCTAACTTCCGAGCGCTCGTGGTGAACTCCGGCAATGCAAACGCCTGCACTGGCGAGCGTGGCATGCGCGACGCACTGGAAATGTGTCGTTTGGCGGGAGAAGCTGTCGGCGCTACCGCTGAACAAACGCTCGTGATGAGCACCGGCATCATTGGCGTGTTCCTGCCGATGGAAAAAATCGCCTCGGGCATCGCTGCTGCCACAGCGCGACTCGCGAGCGATGAAGCTGCGTTCATCGCCGCTGCCAAAGGGATCATGACGACCGACGCGTTCATGAAGGTAGTGAGCAAACAGGTGGAAGTGGCTGGCTCGACCGTCACCCTTTCCGGCATGTGCAAAGGGGCGGGGATGATCGGTCCGCAGATGGCGACGATGCTCGCCGTGATGATGACCGATGCCAATATCACACCCGCTGATGCTCGCGCTTTGCTACAGCGTGTCGCCGATCAAAGCTTCAACTGCATCAGTGTCGAAGGGCACATGAGCACCAACGATACGCTGCTGCTGCTGGCCAGTGGCGCTGCTTCGAGTGCGCCGCTCGCGGGCGACGACCTGCTGGCCTTCGAGAAGGCGCTGCTGGACGCTTGTATCGAACTCGCCACGCAAATTCCCGACGACGGCGAAGGGGCCACCCATCTCATCGAAATCGAAGTGCGCGGCACTAAGTCCCCCAAAGAGGCACGCACGATTGCTCAAACGATTGCCAACAGCGCCCTGGTGAAAACGGCCATCACCGGAGGGGATCCGAACTGGGGACGGATTGTCTCTGCTGCAGGATACGCCGGTGTTCCTTTCGATCCCGCCGGGGTCGACCTGACGATTAATGGCCATCCTGTCTATGCCCAGGGCTCTCCCCTGCCGTTCGACCCCAAGACGGTTTCGACCTCAATGAAAGAGAATCGCAAAACCCATCTGCTGCTGACGCTGCGTGAAGGGGAGGAGTCGATTCGCTTCTGGACGAGCGATCTAACAGTCGACTACGTCCGCTTCAACGCCGACTACACGACCTAGTTTGGTCTCGCTCGGCTGTCAAACTCCCCGGTTACGAGCGTGATTTCGTCGAGAACGAGAGGCGGCAAGGTCGGTTGTGCGAGCAAAATGGCAATTTCGCATAACTCTTGAGGCGAACGAGCACTCTCGGCTTGCAATTTTGTCCCCTCTACGAGAGATTCTTTCAAGAGTTCGAGCGTTTCAGCGAACTACGTGCCGAGCGATTTTCCTAATCTCTTAGAACACATCCTTATAAAGCCCGCTATGCTCAACGCTTTGATGACGGAATTTGTCGCACTCTTCGCACTCACTGCCATGGAGATTGTGCTCGGGATCGACAACATCGTTTTCATCTCGGTAGCCTCGGCCCGATTGCCTCTCGAGCAGCAAGCCAGAGCGCGCTGGATTGGTCTACTCGCAGCGATGGGAACCCGTCTATTGCTGCTGCTATGCATCAGCTGGATCATGGGACTCACTGTCGCTGCGTTTCAGTGGGATCAGATTCTGCCCGCATCGTGGATCGATGCCATGAAGTCCAAACCCACAGCACAAGTTGTCAGTGGCGAGCCCGGAACTGTTCCTGCTACGACGGATGCCGCGACCGAGGAAAAACATGCGGACGAAGAACATAAACACAGTGCTCACGACGAAGAAGCCTTCCAAGAATTCAATGTGGTTTCGTGGAAAGATTTGATTTTGCTCTTCGGTGGGCTCTTCCTGATTCGAAGCAGCGTGATTGAGATCCATCATAAGATGGAGGGAGCGCATGCCGATCCGAAAGCGAAGGGTCGCGCGACGTTTGGGCAGGTGATCTTTCAGATCGCGATGCTCGACATCATCTTCTCGCTCGACAGCGTGATTACTGCCGTCGGTATGGCAGAAAGTATCTACGTGATGATGACAGCGGTGGTTATCGCGGTCGGAGTGATGATGATCTTTGCCGGAACGATTTCTGAGTTCGTCGAGCGGCACCCCACGGTGAAAATGCTCGCCCTCTCGTTCCTGCTGCTCATTGGTGTGATGCTGGTGGCTGAAGGTGCTGGAACGCACATCAACAAAGGCTACATCTACTTCGCGATGGCATTCTCGCTCGGTGTTGAAATCCTCAACCTGCGCATGAAAGCAGCTGCGGCCCGCAAGCTCGCAGCTGCTGAGAAAAGTCACTAGTTCGCCTGAAAAAGCGAGCTTTTGTCGTGGAGTCGCAGCGATCTTACTTCGACGCTGCGGCCAAATAGTCATCAAATAGCTTGCGCTGTTTGGTGAGGGCGGAGATACGATCTTCCTGCTTGCTGGCCGCTTCGAGCAAGACCCAACCTTCGTACTTGCTCGTCACCAGCAGTTTGACGAGTTCAGCAAACGGATAGTCGGCTGTATCGAGTTCGCGAACATGCACAGTGCTGCCAAACCGCGAACGCACGAGATCGAAGTTGGCTTTCAGCCCCTCTCCTTTCAGGTCGGTGGCGTTGCTGTTCCAGCAGACGTACACGTTCTCGTCGGTGGCGATCTCCATGATGGCTTTGATCGTCGGGAGTTCACTGCATTGTCCGTGAACTTCCAGCCGCACTTGCTGACCAAATCCTGCAGCGTACTCTCCTAGTTCGTTGAGCGCCTTGCCAATCTGCTCAATGGTTTTTTCGCGCGGCACGTTATCGTAAAACCGATCTGGTTTCACCTTCACGCCACTCCCGCCAATGTCGTGGCTGAGGCGAATGAAGTCCTTGGTCTTCTCGATTGCAGCTTTCACTTTTTCAGGATCGGGGTTATCGAAACGTTCATCGCTCCCGATACCGACAAGCGTGATCCCGGCCTCGGCAAATTGCGAAGCGACTGCCTGGCGTTGTTCGTCGTTTAAGCTCGGCTCGACCATGTGCTTGTGGGTCGTCCGTAGCTCGACACCTTGCACGCCGGTCGCTTTGCAGTTTTTCAGGAGCGTGGGGAGATCCCAATCTGCGCCCCACATGTATGTAACCAGACCAAACGCGATGGCACTTGGTTCAGCTTCCTGCGCTTGTGCTAGGGAGGTCAAAAACGTAGGTGCGGCAAGTGCGGCGAGCGATACTCCCGCCAGGCTTTTCAGGGCATCGCGACGATTGGTGCGAGTCATCGAGTCGTTCCTTGTGCGTTACGTGAGAAGAGAGCGCGCGATGCGGCCCGTGACGGCGTCGCGACGTTGGGTTTGGCGATCCGGAAAGTCTACCACGCTGCGCAGCAGATCGCGCCAGGATGCCGAAAATCGGGATAAACCTCTGCAATTCGCGAGGATTTATCGATTCAGGATAGCGACCCGTGGAGGTCGCTCGGCGTGGGCCGAATGAATCGCCTGAGGGAGCTGGTCGAGCGAGAATTCGAGGGGAACGAGCGACTCGAATGGAAATCGCGAACTAGCCCGCGCGAGAAACGTAATTGCACTTTGCAAATCGGCAGGGGTGTAGTTGTGCATCCCTCGAATGGTCAGGCATTTGCGAACGATTTGCTCCGCAAAAAGTGCGACAGCTGGTTGCGGAAAAACACTTCCCACTAAGATCAAACGGCCACCAGGGCGGAGCATCGCCACACTGCGCTCGATGGCACTATTGCTCCCCGACATTTCGAGTACTACGTCGCAGCCGCGACCAGCGGTGAGTACGAGGACTTCATCGGTGAGTGCTTGCGGGTCCGCTGTCGACTGCAGTGTGTGAGTAGCGCCAAAGGCTCGGGCCTGCGCGAGACGCCCGTGATCGATATCGATTCCGATCGTGCTCGCGGCATCTTCCATCGCGCACCAAGCAAGCGCCGTGAGCCCCAGCATGCCGCACCCTTGCACTACCACATGCTCGCCAGCACGCAGATCAGCGGCGCGGATGGCAGCGGCCACAGTCGACGTGGCGCAGCTGGCAGGTGTGGCCACCTTAAACGACATCGTGTCGGGCACGATAGCGATGGCGGTTCCTGCGGTTAGGTGGCATGTTTCAGCAAGTCCACCCGAAAGTTTCGGCATCTTTGCGAGCGATTCGTGGCCATACTTAAACAGCGACTCGCATTTTTGCGGCAGATCGTGGGTGCAGTAAAAGCAGGTTTTGCAACTCGCCGCGACACCCCAGGTGATGCGCGAACCGATCGTTAAGGGTTCGCCGCTGAGGGAGAGAATCGTTTCGCTGCGAGGAAGCTCGACAACCCGGCCAAGCATTTCGTGCCCCAGCACCGTGGGAAGTGGAGTGCTGCGCCGACCTTCGATCGTGTGGAGATCGCTGCCACAGAGGGTGCAACATTCGATGGCGACACGCACTTCCCCCTGGCGAAGTGGTTCGACCGGAAGCGATTCGAGCTGGAGTGGATGATTGCTTCCGCGAAAGACCCAAGCGCGCGAGGTCGTCATGGCAGGCAGACTGGGGAGCGTTTGGGGAAGGGGATTCACGGTCGGTGGTGCTTACTTGATGCCAGGGGAGAGATCGCTCTCAACTATTTCGACTTCGAGCGGGCGGCCAATTTAGGATCGCCGGCGAGTGGCAGCTTCACTGTCTTGCCGGTTTCCGCCGCCTTGTAGATGGCGAGAATCAGTTCGACACTTCGACGGCCTTCCGCCCCATCGATCAGCGGCGCGCGACCTTTTTTGATCGCGTTTACCAGATCTTGAAACAGTCGCTGATGGCCATGAAAACCGATCGCCTTGGGATCGGCAGCTCCGCCCCCTGAGGTGGTTTTGCTCGCCATTTTTGCGAGCAGTTCTTCATCGGCCTTTGTTTTCTTCGCGAATTCCCAGCGGGTGATATCTTCCTCGCGCATCGCCACACTGCCATCGCTGCCGTGCAGTTCTACGCGTTTCAGCTCGCCTGGAAATGCAGCCGTGCTCGCTTCAATCACACCGAGCGCGCCACTGGCGAACTTCACGGTGGCAACGGCAGTGTCTTCCACTTCAATACGCTCGTGAGCGAGCATCGCCGTGTGGGCGCTCACTTCCACCACAGGACCCATGAACCAGAGCAGCAAATCGATGCTGTGAATCGCCTGATTCATCAGCGCTCCGCCACCGTCGAGATTCCAAGTGCCGCGCCATGCGCCGCTGTCGTAGTACTGCTGTGTGCGAAACCATTTCACGTAAGCATCGCCGAGCGTCATGCGCCCAAGACGCCCTTTGTCGACTGCCTGTTTGATGAGTCGCGACGAATCGTGAAAACGCGAGGGAAAAATCGTTGAGAGAATCACTCCCGCTTTGTTGCAGGCATCGATGATGGCGTCGCAGCGCTTCAGTGTGATCTCGAGCGGCTTCTCGACCACCACATGCTTGCCAGCTTTCGCGGCGGCCACGGCAGGCTCGAGGTGCGCTCCGCTGGGAGTGCAAATCGTGACGATATTCACCGCCGGATCGGCGAGCATCGCCTGCAAGTCGCTGTAAGCTTTGCAGCCCGTTTCCGCAGCGAATTTATCGGCCGACGACTGTGTAGCACTGTAGCACGCAACCAGTTTGGCTCCGCTGGTCGCCTCGATAGCACGCGCATGAAAGCGGGCGATCATGCCGCATCCAACAATGGCAAATCCAAGTGGCACTTTTGCAGGCTCCGCAAGGGAAAGGGCTCGAGGTCACGCTGTCGTGGTGAGCCCTAAGGATAGCAGCGGAGCAGTCGATTGCTAAGGGGCAATTTTATTAAGGTTGAGGCGTGGAAGGGCTCAAAAACACCTCAGAATAGAGGGCCAGCAGGCTGAGGAAGTTCAGCAGAAAGTGGACCACCAGCGACGGCGTGATGCGATGCGTGCGGTGATAGAGGAACCCCAAAACCAGGGCCAAGATGGTGAGCGCCACCCAGTCGGGACCATGACTGTAGTGCATCAGAGCAAAGATGATCGAGCTTGTGAAAATGGCGATCATCGAGTGCCGTAAACGAGGCGCACGTGTGCTAGACACATCGACTAGCAGGGCCGCATCAGCGGGGGCTTCTGTCGGAGGCGATTCCTGCTTCAGCAGCACAGGCATTGCACAGGTTGGTGCCTCGCCAGGAAGGCTCGCGGTCTCCGTGGCGCTTGAAGCGAGCGGTGGGCTGGCAGCATTTGGGCGTCCGCCAAACAGAAGTTCAAAGCCTCCCTCGCGTCGATAGGTCACCACGCGCTCGATCCAGCCTTGCAGCAGCACGCGAAAGAAAAACTCTTCCACGAGAGGGGCTACTATCACCGCCGAAAAAGCAATCACCACAAATAGCGTGGGATTCGGCAAGTCGCGGAGTGTTTCCATCAGCGGATGCTTCGACGGCTTCCAAAAGGTGACGAGCACTCCCTGGATGGTGAAGATCACGGGGGCAATCATTGCGAACGCCACGGTGCCGAGCTGAACATCGTGCCCCAGCATCTTGAGATCGCAGCCCAGGTCGAAAGCCGACGCGCGAAAGCGGTAGCAGATCAGTCCGATGATCGCGACCATCGTCAGCAGTTTGGCGATTCCTTCCGAGCCGATGATGGCCGTTTGTCCGCGGATGTCGAGCGACTCGAGCGCAACCTTCGGAGGGAGATAGCCCAAAGAAATCAGCGACTGAATGGCCAGGGCGGAGAAGAAAATCAGGATCAGCACGCAGGCTACGAGATCGAGAAGTCCCCACGGCACAGGGAGTCGCGGCGTGTGTGGCAGAATCGCTTCGCCACGTCGCCATTTGCCGAACGAGACGATCCAGCCACCGATCGACAGCCCCAGCAAGGTGAGCGTGATGAAATTGATCACCAGCAGCATGTGATCAACTTCCTATGTGCGGAAGCGACGGACAGCGGCGATCACGTACTCGAGTCCCGAGTAGATGGTGATGGCAACAGCGGCCCAAACACTCACAGGAACTGCCGTGGCAAGCCAAGCGGGAGCCGGTTTGTCGTCTCCAAATTCTTTGAAGTGTCGCAGTAGCACAATGCTGGCGACGACGGCGACGCACTGCAGCAGCATTTTGATTTTGCCCGACAGCTGCGCAGAAAAATCACCCCCACTTTGCTCGATAAAACTACGCAAAGCAGTCACCAGCATTTCGCGTCCCATCACAACCACAGCAACCCACGCGGCGATGCCGCTGTTGGGCTCGGCAACGAGGAACACAAACGTGCCGCAGATAATAATCTTGTCGACAATCGGGTCGAACACACGACCGACCTTGGTCACCTGATTGAACTTGCGGGCCCAGTAGCCGTCGATCCAGTCGGTCGAAGCAGCGATCACAAACGAGGCGAGCGCTTGGGTGTAGAGCTTGTTCGCCAGGAAGTAGAACACAGCGACTGAAATAACCAGCCGCAGCGCTGTGATCGCGTTCGGAACGTTCACAATCTGGTTCGACACTTCTGGGGCTGCTGATTCGCTCGAGCCCAGCGGTTTCTTCTTGTTGTTCTTCGCCACGATCGTTCCTCGAGTTGCAACGTCTTGTTGTGTTGGGAATGTCGAGCAAATCTCACTAACGGGTCACACCACCGACCGCAATGCCGACGAGATCGTACTGCTGCGAGGTAACGATTTGCACGTCGACAATATCACCCGCATGCAGGCGATATTTGTGACCCGTCACGAACACCAGCCCATCGACGTCCGGAGCATCGGCCATGCTGCGGCCAATCCAAACGTTCTTTTCCCCTTCGACAGACTGATCCAAGATCACCGGCATCACCTTGTCGATCTGGGCTTCGTTCCAAGCGAACGCCAGTTCTTGCTGCACTGCCATCAGTGCTTCGCGACGTTCGTTCTTCACTTCTTCGCTCAGATGGTCGGGCAGGTTAGCGGCCGGAGTATCGGGCTCAAACGAGTAGGTGAAGACACCCATTCGCTCAAACTTTTGCTCGCGGAGAAATTCGCGGAGCTCTTCGTACTGCTCCTGTGTTTCACCAGGAAACCCGGTGATAAACGTGGTGCGAAGGGTGAGATTAGGAATCGCTTCACGCAATTTTTTGATCTGCAGTTCGGTCTCGGCGCGGGTGACGCGGCGGCTCATGCGACGGAGCATCGTGTCGTTGATGTGCTGCAGCGGCATGTCGATGTAGGGGACGATCTTCTCGCTTTTGGCGATCACGTCGATCAATTCGTCGGTGATGTACATCGGGTAGAAGTACATCAGGCGAATCCACTGGATGCCTTCGACTTTTTCAATCTCGCGCAGGAGT
This window of the Pirellula staleyi DSM 6068 genome carries:
- a CDS encoding TIM barrel protein, which produces MTRTNRRDALKSLAGVSLAALAAPTFLTSLAQAQEAEPSAIAFGLVTYMWGADWDLPTLLKNCKATGVQGVELRTTHKHMVEPSLNDEQRQAVASQFAEAGITLVGIGSDERFDNPDPEKVKAAIEKTKDFIRLSHDIGGSGVKVKPDRFYDNVPREKTIEQIGKALNELGEYAAGFGQQVRLEVHGQCSELPTIKAIMEIATDENVYVCWNSNATDLKGEGLKANFDLVRSRFGSTVHVRELDTADYPFAELVKLLVTSKYEGWVLLEAASKQEDRISALTKQRKLFDDYLAAASK
- the argJ gene encoding bifunctional glutamate N-acetyltransferase/amino-acid acetyltransferase ArgJ; protein product: MTYVVPRGFEMAGVACGIKKSGKDDLTLIHIPSGGVAAGVYTTNLVHAAPVTIDRARTPSANFRALVVNSGNANACTGERGMRDALEMCRLAGEAVGATAEQTLVMSTGIIGVFLPMEKIASGIAAATARLASDEAAFIAAAKGIMTTDAFMKVVSKQVEVAGSTVTLSGMCKGAGMIGPQMATMLAVMMTDANITPADARALLQRVADQSFNCISVEGHMSTNDTLLLLASGAASSAPLAGDDLLAFEKALLDACIELATQIPDDGEGATHLIEIEVRGTKSPKEARTIAQTIANSALVKTAITGGDPNWGRIVSAAGYAGVPFDPAGVDLTINGHPVYAQGSPLPFDPKTVSTSMKENRKTHLLLTLREGEESIRFWTSDLTVDYVRFNADYTT
- a CDS encoding Gfo/Idh/MocA family oxidoreductase; protein product: MPLGFAIVGCGMIARFHARAIEATSGAKLVACYSATQSSADKFAAETGCKAYSDLQAMLADPAVNIVTICTPSGAHLEPAVAAAKAGKHVVVEKPLEITLKRCDAIIDACNKAGVILSTIFPSRFHDSSRLIKQAVDKGRLGRMTLGDAYVKWFRTQQYYDSGAWRGTWNLDGGGALMNQAIHSIDLLLWFMGPVVEVSAHTAMLAHERIEVEDTAVATVKFASGALGVIEASTAAFPGELKRVELHGSDGSVAMREEDITRWEFAKKTKADEELLAKMASKTTSGGGAADPKAIGFHGHQRLFQDLVNAIKKGRAPLIDGAEGRRSVELILAIYKAAETGKTVKLPLAGDPKLAARSKSK
- a CDS encoding TerC family protein, with translation MLNALMTEFVALFALTAMEIVLGIDNIVFISVASARLPLEQQARARWIGLLAAMGTRLLLLLCISWIMGLTVAAFQWDQILPASWIDAMKSKPTAQVVSGEPGTVPATTDAATEEKHADEEHKHSAHDEEAFQEFNVVSWKDLILLFGGLFLIRSSVIEIHHKMEGAHADPKAKGRATFGQVIFQIAMLDIIFSLDSVITAVGMAESIYVMMTAVVIAVGVMMIFAGTISEFVERHPTVKMLALSFLLLIGVMLVAEGAGTHINKGYIYFAMAFSLGVEILNLRMKAAAARKLAAAEKSH
- the argC gene encoding N-acetyl-gamma-glutamyl-phosphate reductase, which codes for MVRVGILGATGYTALEAMKLLLRHPGAQITAVTSRTDKSPLAAVHPQLARRLELSLEDLSIAQLQERCDCVFSCLPHAASAEIAKQLVEVGVRVVDFSADYRLNDPVSYKKWYEHEHPDPARLGNTVYGLPELFREQIPAANLVANPGCYPTSAILPLAPLLKAGLVEPGDIIVDSKSGVSGAGRTPKLGTLYPECNESISAYSVGKHRHQPEIEQILGRVSSATPQIIFTPHLTPMDRGILSVSYSKPTRSVTEAELLEILSDFYKNEPFVRVSKTLPTTKDVAHTNFCDITARVNGGRVLLISVIDNLIKGASGAAVQNFNLMYGFDETTALL
- the rimO gene encoding 30S ribosomal protein S12 methylthiotransferase RimO, which translates into the protein MARSKYAQQPPAKAAKGTYSFVSLGCPKNLVDSERMLGLLKLDGYDLVAEPDGADFVVVNTCGFIERARTESFQAIDEMLELKKQGRTKGVIVSGCLAERQKEQLLEDRPGIDCLVGVFGREQITQVADRLLGSLEEQRSVFQPAPIRALSDTDRLRITPRHFAYLKISEGCDRLCTFCAIPKMRGKHATKPMEEVLKEARQLAADGVKELVIVAQDTTYYGIDLYGEPRLAELLREIEKVEGIQWIRLMYFYPMYITDELIDVIAKSEKIVPYIDMPLQHINDTMLRRMSRRVTRAETELQIKKLREAIPNLTLRTTFITGFPGETQEQYEELREFLREQKFERMGVFTYSFEPDTPAANLPDHLSEEVKNERREALMAVQQELAFAWNEAQIDKVMPVILDQSVEGEKNVWIGRSMADAPDVDGLVFVTGHKYRLHAGDIVDVQIVTSQQYDLVGIAVGGVTR
- the pgsA gene encoding CDP-diacylglycerol--glycerol-3-phosphate 3-phosphatidyltransferase, whose translation is MAKNNKKKPLGSSESAAPEVSNQIVNVPNAITALRLVISVAVFYFLANKLYTQALASFVIAASTDWIDGYWARKFNQVTKVGRVFDPIVDKIIICGTFVFLVAEPNSGIAAWVAVVVMGREMLVTALRSFIEQSGGDFSAQLSGKIKMLLQCVAVVASIVLLRHFKEFGDDKPAPAWLATAVPVSVWAAVAITIYSGLEYVIAAVRRFRT
- a CDS encoding CPBP family intramembrane glutamic endopeptidase, producing the protein MLLVINFITLTLLGLSIGGWIVSFGKWRRGEAILPHTPRLPVPWGLLDLVACVLILIFFSALAIQSLISLGYLPPKVALESLDIRGQTAIIGSEGIAKLLTMVAIIGLICYRFRASAFDLGCDLKMLGHDVQLGTVAFAMIAPVIFTIQGVLVTFWKPSKHPLMETLRDLPNPTLFVVIAFSAVIVAPLVEEFFFRVLLQGWIERVVTYRREGGFELLFGGRPNAASPPLASSATETASLPGEAPTCAMPVLLKQESPPTEAPADAALLVDVSSTRAPRLRHSMIAIFTSSIIFALMHYSHGPDWVALTILALVLGFLYHRTHRITPSLVVHFLLNFLSLLALYSEVFLSPSTPQP
- a CDS encoding zinc-binding dehydrogenase; this encodes MNPLPQTLPSLPAMTTSRAWVFRGSNHPLQLESLPVEPLRQGEVRVAIECCTLCGSDLHTIEGRRSTPLPTVLGHEMLGRVVELPRSETILSLSGEPLTIGSRITWGVAASCKTCFYCTHDLPQKCESLFKYGHESLAKMPKLSGGLAETCHLTAGTAIAIVPDTMSFKVATPASCATSTVAAAIRAADLRAGEHVVVQGCGMLGLTALAWCAMEDAASTIGIDIDHGRLAQARAFGATHTLQSTADPQALTDEVLVLTAGRGCDVVLEMSGSNSAIERSVAMLRPGGRLILVGSVFPQPAVALFAEQIVRKCLTIRGMHNYTPADLQSAITFLARASSRFPFESLVPLEFSLDQLPQAIHSAHAERPPRVAILNR